The following coding sequences are from one Rutidosis leptorrhynchoides isolate AG116_Rl617_1_P2 chromosome 11, CSIRO_AGI_Rlap_v1, whole genome shotgun sequence window:
- the LOC139874648 gene encoding uncharacterized protein, with translation MSKQKPWLSQKPIQKHLLSILLFRQAVNQKFPMKIQALNIRGLDVDDKIKTNWFKKLCNREKPNIIALQETKCRKFQENWIEKIWGNNDYKFAVKDSKGYSGGIITVWDTNLFTPNLFIERDSFIAVKGEWKNAGKDLILINVYGPQTDEDKKKMWLELSEIMDRDDAMWIMCGDFNEHKEAYDVVKKAWDSKVSSYKPDCIFRDKLKSVKQELGKCFSTSQCKLKSEIEELEKALNDWEIRAETTNPDELSRQKWLEDHEALMQKEKTQSEMMKQKSRFKWSLEGDENSSFFHSVIRRRQHKNNIHGVNITGIWSTSPSDIKRKHEIILHHSLESLIRLNINFRVGMGRDLKLLLLNNLKLDSVKKKLWKP, from the exons ATGTCAAAGCAAAAGCCATGGCTCTCCCAAAAGCCTATCCAAAAGCATCTACTGTCCATCCTTCTGTTTCGACAAGCAGTAAATCAAAAG TTTCCAATGAAGATACAAGCTCTTAACATTAGAGGATTAGATGTAGATGATAAAATCAAAACAAATTGGTTTAAAAAATTGTGCAATCGAGAAAAACCAAATATAATTGCTTTACAGGAAACAAAATGCAGAAAATTCCAGGAAAATTGGATTGAAAAAATATGGGGAAATAATGATTATAAATTTGCTGTAAAGGACTCTAAGGGATACTCGGGTGGAATTATAACGGTTTGGGATACAAATTTGTTTACCCCTAACCTTTTTATTGAACGTGATTCCTTCATTGCGGTGAAAGGAGAGTGGAAAAATGCAGGTAAGGATCTGATTTTAATCAATGTATATGGCCCTCAAACTGATGAAGATAAAAAGAAAATGTGGTTGGAATTAagtgaaattatggaccgagatgATGCTATGTGGATTATGTGTGGCGATTTCAATGAG CATAAAGAAGCATATGATGTGGTTAAGAAAGCTTGGGATTCAAAGGTAAGTAGCTATAAACCGGATTGTATCTTCCGAGACAAGCTCAAATCCGTTAAACAAGAACTCGGAAAATGTTTCTCTACTTCTCAATGCAAGCTAAAAAGTGAAATTGAAGAACTTGAAAAAGCCTTGAATGATTGGGAAATTAGGGCAGAAACAACAAATCCGGATGAATTGTCTAGACAAAAATGGCTAGAGGATCATGAAGCGTTAATGCAAAAAGAAAAAACTCAAAGTGAAATGATGAAGCAAAAATCGCGTTTTAAGTGGTCTTTAGAAGGTGATGAAAATAGTAGTTTCTTTCACTCCGTCATCCGCCGAAGACAACACAAAAACAACATTCACGGTGTAAACATAACGGGTATTTGGTCTACATCACCTTCTGACATTAAAAGGAAGCACGAGATCATTTTGCATCACAGTTTAGAAAGTCTGATTCGATTAAATATAAACTTTCGGGTTGGAATGGGCCGAGACTTGAAGCTACTGCTGTTGAACAACTTGAAACTAGATTCAGTGAAGAAGAAACTTTGGAAGCCTTAA